A DNA window from Pseudomonas wuhanensis contains the following coding sequences:
- a CDS encoding SPOR domain-containing protein, whose protein sequence is MAAKKKPAPKRGASRYQAPAKQPIPGWLWMAIGLTVGAFIVFLMKLEPGKGSDTVKREKIEQQKATKIAEANKTPPSPTQPVKPKYDFYTLLPESEVIVPPDAVPEKTLPTPQVPAIPTTPVTPAEAAKIDTARAQAALAGITPPPAPPVAKAAPVTKFFLQAGSFRKEADADKVRAQIILLGQAVAVESGTVKDETWYRVLVGPFSNREQLTTAQKQLAGSGFSNLLLQQRQSR, encoded by the coding sequence TTGGCTGCCAAGAAAAAACCTGCACCCAAGCGTGGCGCCAGCCGTTACCAAGCTCCTGCAAAGCAACCGATCCCGGGCTGGCTGTGGATGGCCATCGGCCTTACGGTCGGTGCGTTCATTGTGTTCCTGATGAAGCTGGAGCCGGGCAAGGGCAGCGATACCGTCAAGCGCGAGAAGATCGAGCAGCAAAAAGCCACCAAGATCGCCGAGGCTAACAAGACCCCGCCGAGCCCGACGCAACCGGTGAAGCCGAAGTACGACTTCTACACCTTGCTGCCGGAATCGGAAGTCATTGTGCCGCCGGACGCGGTGCCGGAGAAAACCCTGCCGACACCACAAGTGCCGGCCATTCCGACCACGCCGGTAACGCCAGCGGAAGCGGCGAAGATCGACACCGCCCGGGCTCAAGCGGCATTGGCTGGCATCACCCCGCCGCCAGCGCCGCCCGTGGCGAAAGCTGCGCCGGTGACCAAGTTCTTCCTGCAGGCCGGTTCGTTCCGCAAGGAAGCCGATGCCGACAAGGTGCGTGCGCAGATCATCCTGCTGGGTCAGGCCGTGGCGGTTGAATCCGGTACTGTAAAGGACGAGACATGGTATCGGGTGCTGGTCGGCCCGTTCAGCAACCGCGAACAGCTGACCACCGCCCAGAAGCAACTGGCTGGCAGCGGTTTCAGCAACCTGCTGTTACAACAACGCCAAAGCCGCTGA